ATGACCGGGACTATGGCAATGTACCGGCGCGTTACGGCGCAGATCTTACCCGCCCGGACACTTATGTGGAACAAGCCCGCGCCATCTTTCAGTATGCAGCACGATACGGGTCCAATCCGAATGTCGGTCCGAACCTGGTGAAGGTCGATTTCGCTCCGCAATTTGGTCCGGGTACCCGTGCGAATGAGCGAAAAATAGGTCTTGGGCTGATCCGCTACATCGAATGCGATAACGAGCGTGACAAGTGGTGGGCGGGACGTAAGGCTTACCAGACAGGCCGTGAATATGCAGCTAACCTCTCTGCTTTTTACGACGGCGACCAGGGACGGCTGGGCCCAGGCACAGGCGTAAAGGCGGCCGACTCTGCGATACAGGTTGTGATCGGCGGCATTGCCGCAGCGGAGCCGGATTATATCCGCGCCATTATCGATTGGTGCCAGGAATTTCGGGGCGGCGATCTGTGTTTTGATGTGATCAACTATCATCAGTATGCGAACGATGCCGGCTCCGTACAATATGGTCAATCAACAAGAGGTATGGCGCCGGAAACGGCACGTTTGGGCGCTATTGCAGATAAGTTCACCGATCTCTCCCTTCGCTACGCCGGCGGTCGCGAAGTATGGGTAACTGAAACGGGGTACGATCTTAACCAGGCGTCGCCGCACCATGTGCCGGCTGTTGGCGGACGAAGCATCATGCAAACGCAGGCAGACTGGATATTACGCACGGCTTTGCTGTATGCGCGCAAAGGCATCGATCGCTTGTTCTTTTACCAGCTTTTTGATGATAATCCCGGACAGGAGTGCCAGTTCTGTACCACCGGCCTGGCGGACGAAGCGAACCGTAAGCGTCGCCCGGCGCTGGATTTTCTTATGCAGGCGAACCAGTTGATCGGCGACATGGTATTTACATCTTCTTTAAGTGCTGATCCGGTGGTAGATGTATATACCAAAAATGCAAGTAAGGTGTACGTGCTGTATTCACCCACCGAAAGCGGCCGCAAGATCAGCTATGCTTTATCGGTACCCGCAGAAACCACCCAGGTGAAACTTTTTCGGCTGGCAGAGGGAAAAGATGCGCCCGAAATGGAGCTATTGGCGGTGCAGAAGGGAAAAATAAACCTGGTGCTTACCGAAACGCCCATCTTTATCACGTTTTAATTTGGTAAGAAGAAGAATTATACCTACATTCGCTGGCATAATTTTATAAATTTTAGAAATGAGTAACAAAATCACAGGAACTGTAAAGTTCTTCAACGAGACAAAAGGCTTTGGCTTCATCAAACATGAAGATTCTAATAAAGAGACTTTTGTGCATGTAACAGGCCTCGTTCACGAAATCCAGGCAGACGACCGCGTAGAGTTCGAAGTGCAGGAAGGAAGGAAAGGCGAGAACGCTGTTAACGTAAGGCGCATTGATTAAGTTTTGCTTTTTCATACCTTTTTAAAGAAGGCCGGTTCGAAAGACCGGCCTTCTTTCTTTTTTACTTGATGAGCCCGCGCTTTAACGCTTCTTTCACAAGTCCCGCTGTATTTTTCACACCCAGTTTTTGCACGATATTAAAACGGTGCGCCTCCACCGTTCGCAAACTGATATATAACTCCTCCGCTATTTCGTGATTATTATATTCCGCCGCAATTAATCTCAATACATCTTTCTCCCGGTTCGTTAACGGAATTTCGTACCTGCTTGTCCGTTGTCCGGTGATGGCTTCGTGTAACAGTTTCTGTTGTATCTGTTCATCAAGAAATTGTTTGCCATCCATGATCTTGTAAATCGCTTCTAAAATAGTTTGATGGCTGGTGTTTTTCAGTACGTAACCCGACGCCCCGTTACGAATAATTTGTCGTACGTAATGTGCATCATCCAGGCTGGTTAGTACCATCACTTTTACCTGCGGATATTGCTTAATGATCGTGCGGCATAACTCTATGCCGGATACATCCTGTAATTGTATATCCATCAATACCAAATCGGGTTGTGTTGTCTTAAGCGCCTCGGAAAGCGCTATGCCACTGGTTCCTGCAAAACCTATCTCAATGCCCGGCACATCGCCAAGGCGTGAAAGCAGTCCGTCAATAACAATGGGGTGATCATCTGCTAAAAATATTTTAACCGGCATCATAAGCTCACTTTGTGGTTTCCTTTTAGTGTGGGGTAGTGCAATAATAGCAGATGCAGCAATGATTCTAATACGTGTAAACACTTAGGTCTAAAAATAGGTGATCCACTCAATATACCTCAACGCACACAGCATAGCTTTGCATTTGGAACCATGAATGAATAGCAGAACAGTCATGCCCGTACATGAGAAAAGTTGAGCCCTTTATCTGAAATGTAGCATTCGCTATTTAAATCACCTTAAATGACAACCAAAATGAGAAAACTACTGCCTGGAGTGCTTGCGTTGCTGTGTTTAACGCTCTCATTCGCACTGCACGCCCAGCAAAAAAAGGTCACAGGGACCGTGACCGACCGCAATGGCGTTGTACTGCCTGGTGCTACTGTTACCGTTAACAAAGGCAAACAGGGCACAGTAACCAACGCTGAAGGTAAATTTGAAATTGTTGCCCCGGAAGATGGTACGGTTACCATCAACTTCACCGGTTATAAAACGCAAACTGTAAAGGTGAGCGCATCCGGCGAAGTGAACGTATCCCTGCAGGAAGACATTGCCAAACTGGATGAAGTAATTGTAACAGGCCTGGCTACTTCGGTAAAAAGAAGGAATGCCGCCAACGCAGTAGCCACGGTGTCCGCTAAAGAGCTTTCAGGCACCGCACCTGCGCAAACATTCGACGCAGCGTTGAACGGTAAAATCACCGGCGCCAACATCGTTGCCAACTCCGGCGCTCCCGGTGGCGGCATCGCGATTAAACTGCGCGGTGTAACCACGTTTTATGGAAACACCGATCCGCTGTTCGTAGTCGACGGTATCATCGTAAACAACCGTGCCGTATCGGGCGGTCTGAATGCCATTACGGGTGCAGCATCGGGAGGGTCTACATCCTCGCAGGACAATGCCGCAGGCAGGATTGCAGACATCAACCCGGCTGATATTGAGAACATCGAGATCCTGAAAGGCGCTTCCGCTTCCGCGATCTATGGTTCACAGGCTGCCGCAGGTGTGGTGATCATTACAACTAAAAAAGGCCGCGCAGGTAAAACGCGTGTTAGCCTCAACCAGGACCTTGGGGTAATATCCGTACGCAAACTGCTTGGCCAACGTAAACTTACCGAACAGCGGGTAGAAGATTCCGGCTGGGATGTGGAGGATTACAAAGCTGCCGTAGCTGCTGGTAAACTTTTCGATTACGAAAAAGAAATGTACGGCAATGATGGTTTTGCCCGTAACACCAACCTGAGTTTAAGTGGCGGTAGCGATAAAACAACTTACCTGCTCAGTGCTGGTACTAAAGACGAAGAAGGCATCATTAAAGGCACTGGTTATGCCAATAACAGCGTGCGTGTCAACATCGATCATCGCATCTCGGATAAAATAAAAATTGGTGTTACTTCTACCTACCTCCGCTCCTCCTCCGACCGTGGTCTGACGAACAACGACAACCGTGGCGCAACGTTCGGCGTGGCGCTATCCTCTACCCCATCATTTGCACAACTGCATCCTGATGCGGGCGGTGTATACCCGGAAAACCCATTCGCCGCTTCCAACCCGCTGGAAACCCGCGATAAGATGAAAAACAATGAACTGGTGAACCGCTTTATTGGTGGTATTAACCTGGAGGCAAACCTGCAACAGTCAGCCCGCTCTACCACCCGCTTCATTGGCCGTGCAGGTGTCGATTATTATAACCTGAAAAGTGCGCTCCTGTTCCCTTCGTCGCTGCAGTTCCAGGCGATTACGCAGGGGCAGAACGTACAGGGTAATGCCAATAACATGTTTACCAACTGGTCTGCTTTCCTGGTAAACACCATTAATACTAAAAACAATCTTTCGTTCACCAGCACCGTAGGTCTAACGCACGAAACCGGCAGCTTCGACCGATTCTGAATGTGGCTTCGCAGCTGATCGGCGAACAAACCAGCTTAGACCAGGCGGGCGCGATCGATGTTACGCAAAGCCGTACCAGCTTCCGCAACGACGGGGTATTCGTTCAGGAAGAGGTCGCGATCAAAGAGTTCCTGAACTTTACTGCGGGTGTACGTTTCGACAAATCGACCAACAACGGTGACCATGAACAATACTACCTGTTCCCCAAAGCGAACCTGGCGTGGAACATCACGAAAACAGGCGACTGGAGCAGCAACATTCTCAGCGACCTGAAAGTTCGTCTGGCTTATGGCGAGGGCAACGGTCTGCCCACTTTCGGCAGCCGCTTTACCACGCTCACGGGCAGCAACATCGGCGGCAAACCTGGTTCTGCGATCAACTACGTGTTGGGCAACAACCAGATCGAACCAGAGCGCCAAACAGAGCTGGAAGGCGGTGTGGACGTGAGCTTCCTCGACGGCCGCATCTCGCTTGAAGCCACTTATTACAATAAGGTGATCCGCAATATGCTGTTACAAGCCGAACCTCCCGGTTCTACTGGTTTTTCTGTAGAGTGGGTTAACGGCGGTAAACTGCAAAACCGTGGGTTGGAGTTAGGCTTACGCACCATCCCGGTGAATACCAGGAATGTGCGCTGGGGTTCCAACGTAAACTTCTGGTTTAACCGCTCCAAAGTAAAAGAACTGAACGTACCTGCGTTTGACCCAGGCGGCTCCTTTGGTTCTTCTTATGGCACTTTCTTTATCGAAGAAGGACAGGCGGCTACGCAAATTATTGCGGTGGTAGACGAAGACGGCACCACTGCTAAAGTAGGTGATGCGGAGCCTGACTTCCAGGCGAACTGGTTCAACGAACTCACGTTGTTCAAAAACCTGAGCGTGCGTTTCCTTTTCCATTGGAAAAAAGGCGGCAGCAACGTAAACCTTACGCAACTGCTGTATGACCTCGGCGGTACCAGTGCTGACTATGACGTAAAAGCAACAGAAGATGAAACCCTTGGCCAATACCGTCCCCACACTTTTGCGGCGTACGTACAGGACGTTACGTACCTGCGTTTACGTGAGCTGGGCATCTTTTACCGCCTGCCGGTAAAGATGAAGTTTGTGGAAGGTATTACGCTGGGCGCTTCTGCCAATAACTATTTCACTTGGACCAAGTACAAAGGGTATGATCCGGAAGTTTCCAACTTCGGTACCGGTTTTTCTACCGGTGTAGACGTAACCCCTTACCCGGCTACTAAACGCCTGCAGTTCCATCTTGCTTTTAACTTCTAAACGCTGCAACATGAAGAAACTAATTACGATATCGATGATGAGTGCGGCCGCTTTTTTGTCGGCCTGTAATAAAAACGCGATCGATAACCCGAACGCGCCCACGATGGACCAGATCATCAGGAATCCAACTGTGTCTGAATTAAATAACCTGGTAACCGGTACGGAATCGGCCATGCGCCCGGACGTTGACCTGTATATCGAAACGGTAAGTGTGGTGGGCCGCGAGCTGTACCGCTTCTCCGGCTCCGAGTCAAGGTGGACGGGTGAAATTCTTGGTTTGAATGACCTGCCGCTTGACAACCAGTCGTTTTATGTGAACCGTCCCTGGGTGTACCGCTACAGTGCGGTACGAAATGCAACGCTGCTGCTGGAAGGCACTAAAAACTCCACCTTCCTCACCACCGACGCGGCGCGCAACGGCTACTATGCTTTTGCAAAAACCATCGTGGCCTATCAGCTGTTGCTGAACCTGAACCTGACCTACGGAAACGGCATCCGTACAGATGTAAAGGATTATCGCAAACTCGGCCCCATCGTTACCAAGGATAAAGCTTTGGAAGATATCGCCACCCTGCTCGACGAAGCGAATACGCAACTGGCAGATGCCGAGTTCCTGTTTGAATTGTCTGGTGGCTTCGAGGGCCTTGACGATCCGGAAGGGTTCCGCAAATTCAACCGTGCATTGGCAGCCCGTGTTGCGGCTTACCGTGAAAGATGGGCAGATGTGCAGACGGCGCTTGCCGCTTCTTTCCTCGATTTGCAGAACGAACCGCAAAAAGGCGCTTACCACGTATATGCCGTGGCATCGGGCGACGTGCGTAATCCGCTGTACTATCCCAGGAACCAAAACGGTGAGATCCGGCTGGTGCATCCATCATACATTACTGATATTGCACCTGGCGACGATCGCATCGGCAAGGCCTCACTTCGTACCAATGCTGTAACCAGCGGCGGTTTGACGGGTACCCACGACTTCTGGCTGTACCGCAGTGATGTAGATCCGGTGGCGATTATCCGTAACGAAGAGCTGGTATTGCTGTATGCCGAAAGCAAAATTCAGCTGAACGAGCTCAACGAAGGCCGCGATGCGCTTAACACCGTACGCACCTGGCATAAGCTGGCAAATTACGGGGAGGCGATGACCAAAGATGCGCTGATCAATGAAATGCTCAAACAGCGCCGGTTCTCCTTATTCGGGGAAGGTCACCGCTGGATTGATATGAGAAGATATGGCCGCCTGCAGGAATTGCCGAAAGACCGTGCTAAAGACGACGTGTGGGAGCAAATGCCGCTGCCACTGTCTGAAGGGAACAAGTAGTTTTCCATCATCTATGCCATACAACAAGGGCCGGCGTGTAATGCGCCGGCCCTCTCTTTTATAGAAATAAGTTTATGGTATATGTTAAATGTGATTAAACTGACGCGAAGGTGGTGGAAGTAAAACAGCCGTTTTCATAACGTGGAAAATATATGAATAGGCTAAACGGCTTGTAATTCTATTAGCAAGATACATGTTTATTATTA
This genomic interval from Chitinophaga horti contains the following:
- a CDS encoding TonB-dependent receptor plug domain-containing protein, producing the protein MRKLLPGVLALLCLTLSFALHAQQKKVTGTVTDRNGVVLPGATVTVNKGKQGTVTNAEGKFEIVAPEDGTVTINFTGYKTQTVKVSASGEVNVSLQEDIAKLDEVIVTGLATSVKRRNAANAVATVSAKELSGTAPAQTFDAALNGKITGANIVANSGAPGGGIAIKLRGVTTFYGNTDPLFVVDGIIVNNRAVSGGLNAITGAASGGSTSSQDNAAGRIADINPADIENIEILKGASASAIYGSQAAAGVVIITTKKGRAGKTRVSLNQDLGVISVRKLLGQRKLTEQRVEDSGWDVEDYKAAVAAGKLFDYEKEMYGNDGFARNTNLSLSGGSDKTTYLLSAGTKDEEGIIKGTGYANNSVRVNIDHRISDKIKIGVTSTYLRSSSDRGLTNNDNRGATFGVALSSTPSFAQLHPDAGGVYPENPFAASNPLETRDKMKNNELVNRFIGGINLEANLQQSARSTTRFIGRAGVDYYNLKSALLFPSSLQFQAITQGQNVQGNANNMFTNWSAFLVNTINTKNNLSFTSTVGLTHETGSFDRF
- a CDS encoding TonB-dependent receptor domain-containing protein, producing MASQLIGEQTSLDQAGAIDVTQSRTSFRNDGVFVQEEVAIKEFLNFTAGVRFDKSTNNGDHEQYYLFPKANLAWNITKTGDWSSNILSDLKVRLAYGEGNGLPTFGSRFTTLTGSNIGGKPGSAINYVLGNNQIEPERQTELEGGVDVSFLDGRISLEATYYNKVIRNMLLQAEPPGSTGFSVEWVNGGKLQNRGLELGLRTIPVNTRNVRWGSNVNFWFNRSKVKELNVPAFDPGGSFGSSYGTFFIEEGQAATQIIAVVDEDGTTAKVGDAEPDFQANWFNELTLFKNLSVRFLFHWKKGGSNVNLTQLLYDLGGTSADYDVKATEDETLGQYRPHTFAAYVQDVTYLRLRELGIFYRLPVKMKFVEGITLGASANNYFTWTKYKGYDPEVSNFGTGFSTGVDVTPYPATKRLQFHLAFNF
- a CDS encoding RagB/SusD family nutrient uptake outer membrane protein, giving the protein MKKLITISMMSAAAFLSACNKNAIDNPNAPTMDQIIRNPTVSELNNLVTGTESAMRPDVDLYIETVSVVGRELYRFSGSESRWTGEILGLNDLPLDNQSFYVNRPWVYRYSAVRNATLLLEGTKNSTFLTTDAARNGYYAFAKTIVAYQLLLNLNLTYGNGIRTDVKDYRKLGPIVTKDKALEDIATLLDEANTQLADAEFLFELSGGFEGLDDPEGFRKFNRALAARVAAYRERWADVQTALAASFLDLQNEPQKGAYHVYAVASGDVRNPLYYPRNQNGEIRLVHPSYITDIAPGDDRIGKASLRTNAVTSGGLTGTHDFWLYRSDVDPVAIIRNEELVLLYAESKIQLNELNEGRDALNTVRTWHKLANYGEAMTKDALINEMLKQRRFSLFGEGHRWIDMRRYGRLQELPKDRAKDDVWEQMPLPLSEGNK
- a CDS encoding cold-shock protein; the protein is MSNKITGTVKFFNETKGFGFIKHEDSNKETFVHVTGLVHEIQADDRVEFEVQEGRKGENAVNVRRID
- a CDS encoding response regulator; translated protein: MMPVKIFLADDHPIVIDGLLSRLGDVPGIEIGFAGTSGIALSEALKTTQPDLVLMDIQLQDVSGIELCRTIIKQYPQVKVMVLTSLDDAHYVRQIIRNGASGYVLKNTSHQTILEAIYKIMDGKQFLDEQIQQKLLHEAITGQRTSRYEIPLTNREKDVLRLIAAEYNNHEIAEELYISLRTVEAHRFNIVQKLGVKNTAGLVKEALKRGLIK